TAATGAAGCGGCGACGGTTCCTGATTGGTGCTGGTGCAACGACGTCCGCGGCGGTTGCTGGCTGTCTCGGCGAGGACGACGGAAACGAGACGGAAGAAGGAGGCGGTGACGACGCGCTGCCGACCGACGATGCGGACGGTGGAGACGACGATGGTGGGGACAACGATGACTCGGTCTCGGACGACGGGAACGACGATGGCGGGGACGGTGGGGACAACGATGACTCGGTCTCGGACGACGGGAACGACGATGGCGGGGACGGTGGGGACAACGATGACTCGGTCTCGGACGACGGGAACGACGATGGCGGGGACGGTGACGGCAACGATGACGACGGCGCTGACGACGATGAGAACACCGGAAACGAAAACGGTGAGGGGGACGACTCCGGGAGCGACGACGGGACCGAAGAGCTGGAGGACGACGCAGGTGATGACAGCGACGGAACCGAGGGTAGTGACGACGCGACCGACGACGATGGGGGCGAGGGCGGTGACGACGAGGGCGACCCGGACGAGGGGGACGAACCGGAAACCCACACGCTCGCGGTCGAAATCGACGCCGAACCGGGGTACAACCGACCGTCGGAGACGACGGTCGCCGTCGCCGACGAGCGCGTCGAGACCGAGGACGCGCTGGTGTCCCTCGAACTGGAGGCCGGTACGCACTCACTCGAGGTGGCCGCCGACGGATTCGAGACGGCCGAGCGAACGGTTTCGCTGGACGACGATACGACCGTCACGGTCGAACTCCAGCGGCGGTACGAGGACATCCGGATCGCCGACCACGAGGTGACGGTCACCCGCCGGGAGGAGTCCGACGACACGGTCGAGGCCACGATCGTCCTCGAGAACCGCAGCGACTTCGAGTCGACGCGGGTCTGGGTCGAAGCGTGGGCCACCGACCAGGA
Above is a genomic segment from Natrononativus amylolyticus containing:
- a CDS encoding PEGA domain-containing protein, translated to MKRRRFLIGAGATTSAAVAGCLGEDDGNETEEGGGDDALPTDDADGGDDDGGDNDDSVSDDGNDDGGDGGDNDDSVSDDGNDDGGDGGDNDDSVSDDGNDDGGDGDGNDDDGADDDENTGNENGEGDDSGSDDGTEELEDDAGDDSDGTEGSDDATDDDGGEGGDDEGDPDEGDEPETHTLAVEIDAEPGYNRPSETTVAVADERVETEDALVSLELEAGTHSLEVAADGFETAERTVSLDDDTTVTVELQRRYEDIRIADHEVTVTRREESDDTVEATIVLENRSDFESTRVWVEAWATDQDGDSFGHAESQAISVPAEEDTRVELTLARSITDAFEEGRRVDDYEVTVATTGTFRVLDSATG